Proteins from a genomic interval of Gopherus evgoodei ecotype Sinaloan lineage chromosome 7, rGopEvg1_v1.p, whole genome shotgun sequence:
- the LOC115655219 gene encoding actin-like, protein MSQRKKPKSHSPAGHGSSTRDLASEKYKDYCAVVIDTGTGYTKSGLAGDEKPQSILPSYVGVPKIRTKDSSLYYIGESIPRRSSEVITSMVMTHGVVTDWDALEMLWHHIFNRELSVCPKELAVLVTDAPLSPTTNREKMAELLFESFEVPAMLVAHQSLLSLYSYGRTSGLVIGSGYGTSYTAPVRDGYILPHATYRLDMAGSRLTRYLAKLMGECGNPFQEEELELVCKIKEQCCYIPEDFQAELNGEEKKYLMDFTLPDKQVISIGSERFRCPEALFTPSVLGFPEVGIHIHAMNSIRKCKLEHQAELLANMVLAGGTTMLRGFSERIKKELLRMETVGKGQVGILASPHRSYSAWLGGSIIASLNAFQNIWISRLAYNEKGSFVVHRHCF, encoded by the coding sequence ATGAGCCAGCGGAAGAAACctaagagtcacagtcctgccgGCCATGGGTCTAGCACCAGGGACCTTGCCTCAGAGAAGTACAAAGACTATTGTGCTGTGGTAATAGACACTGGCACTGGCTACACCAAGAGTGGGCTGGCCGGGGACGAGAAACCGCAGTCCATCCTGCCGAGCTACGTAGGGGTTCCCAAGATCAGGACCAAGGACAGCTCCCTATATTACATTGGGGAAAGCATCCCACGCAGGAGCTCGGAGGTGATCACGAGCATGGTGATGACCCATGGTGTGGTGACTGACTGGGACGCCCTAGAGATGTTATGGCACCACATCTTTAATAGAGAGCTCAGTGTATGCCCCAAGGAGCTGGCCGTGCTGGTCACAGATGCCCCCCTCTCTCCGACCACCAACCGGGAGAAGATGGCCGAGTTGCTGTTCGAGAGCTTTGAGGTGCCGGCAATGCTTGTGGCACACCAGTCCCTGCTCTCGTTATATTCCTATGGGCGCACCAGTGGGCTAGTGATTGGCTCTGGCTATGGGACCTCATACACCGCTCCTGTCCGCGATGGCTACATCTTGCCTCACGCCACCTACCGGTTGGAcatggcaggcagcaggctgacaCGTTACCTAGCCAAACTGATGGGGGAGTGCGGGAACCCCTTCCAGGAGGAAGAGCTGGAGCTGGTCTGCAAGATAAAGGAGCAGTGCTGCTACATCCCTGAGGACTTCCAGGCTGAGCTgaatggggaagagaagaaatacCTCATGGACTTCACCCTTCCCGACAAGCAGGTCATCTCCATTGGCAGTGAGCGCTTCCGCTGCCCTGAGGCGCTTTTTACCCCCTCCGTCCTGGGCTTCCCTGAGGTGGGCATTCACATCCATGCCATGAACAGCATCAGGAAGTGCAAGCTGGAGCAccaggcagagctgctggccaacatggtgctggctgggggaacCACCATGCTCCGCGGCTTCTCTGAGAGGATCAAGAAGGAGCTGCTCAGGATGGAGACAGTGGGCAAAGGGCAAGTGGGCATCCTGGCTTCCCCCCACCGCAGCTACTCGGCGTGGCTAGGTGGCTCCATCATAGCATCACTCAACGCCTTCCAGAACATCTGGATCAGCCGCCTGGCCTACAATGAGAAAGGATCTTTTGTAGTCCACCGGCACTGCTTCTGA